The following proteins come from a genomic window of Lolium rigidum isolate FL_2022 chromosome 5, APGP_CSIRO_Lrig_0.1, whole genome shotgun sequence:
- the LOC124654096 gene encoding uncharacterized protein LOC124654096 — translation MAPAFLPSPPHPKPPLLHHNPSPARLLTRCAASRRDFTIHTAVAGAAASASASAAMSRVVAAAAEEAPPSLAPSPTPPSLNGGAAPFLGGIASTRSWSQYYGSGFSIRVPPAFDDILEPEDFNAAMTYYGDKAKIRAYAARFASPDRSELVSVVIKPSNQLKITFLEAKDITELGTLKEASKLFVPGGAKIYSARTIKVKDQEDIRTYYFYEFRFDKQHVALMTTVDSGKTYIAAATAPETRWEADGVNLRSAAISMSLA, via the exons ATGGCCCCCGCCTTCCTCCCGTCGCCTCCCCATCCAAAACCACCGCTACTGCACCACAACCCAAGCCCCGCGCGCCTGCTCACCCGCTGCGCTGCCTCACGCCGCGACTTCACCATCCACaccgccgtcgccggcgccgccgcctccgcctccgcctccgccgcaatgaGCCGCGTCGTCGCTGCTGCGGCCGAGGAGGCACCCCCTTCGCTGGCACCCTCACCGACACCTCCCTCTCTGAACGGCGGAGCCGCCCCGTTTTTGGGCGGCATCGCGAGCACGAGGTCGTGGTCGCAGTACTACGGCAGCGGCTTCTCCATCCGCGTGCCGCCGGCCTTCGACGACATCTTAGAGCCCGAG GATTTCAACGCCGCGATGACCTACTATGGTGACAAGGCCAAGATCAGGGCATACGCAGCTCGGTTCGCATCTCCAGATAG GTCAGAACTTGTAAGCGTGGTAATCAAGCCATCGAATCAGCTCAAGATCACATTCCTAGAG GCCAAAGATATAACGGAGTTGGGCACTCTCAAGGAGGCATCAAAGTTGTTTGTACCTG GTGGTGCAAAAATATACTCAGCTCGAACAATTAAAGTAAAGGATCAGGAGGATATTAG GACATACTACTTCTATGAGTTTCGTTTTGACAAACAACATGTTGCTCTAATGACTACCGTTGATAGTGGGAAG ACATATATTGCTGCTGCTACTGCTCCAGAGACGAGGTGGGAGGCGGATGGCGTGAATTTGCGTTCAGCTGCTATATCTATGTCTCTGGCGTGA